ATCTCATCGAGGAGCCCATGGCCGCCGCGATCGGCGCCGATCTGCCGATTTCGGAGCCCCACGGCAACTTCATCGTCGACATCGGCGGCGGCACGACCGAGGCGGCCGTGATTTCTCTTGGCGGCTTGGTGGTGTCAAAGTCGTTGGACATCGCCGGCGACGAGATGGACGAAGCCGTCATCATGCATTTCAGACGCAAGTACAACCTCCTGATCGGCGAGACGACCGCCGAAGAGGTCAAGATCCAGATCGGATCGGTCTTCCCGCTGAAGGAAGAGAAGACCATGGAAGTGAAGGGCCGGGATCAGGCCACCGGCTTGCCGAAGACGGTTTTGATCACGTCGGAAGAGGTGCGCCAGTCGCTCATGGAGCCGGTGCAGCTCATCCTCGACGTGATCAAGAACACGCTGGAGGAGACTCCGGCGGAATTGGCTGCGGATTTGGTGGACCGCGGAATCATGCTCGCGGGCGGCGGATCCTTGCTGAGAGGTCTACCCGACCTCATCCGGCAGGAGACCGAGCTGCCCGTGCATCGTGCCGCGGACCCCTTGAGCTGCGTTGCGCTCGGGACGGGGAAGTTCCTCGAGGAGCTCGATCATATCGACGATCGGCGCCCGGACTTCGTCACGTCCTATCGAGACCGCTCGTAAGAGCGGTCGTCCCAGACACCGTCCATCGTGACGTGCAACTCCGGGCCTAGGCTCTAGCCTAGGGTCCGGTCACATGCAACGCGAAACGCGTATCGCCAACTTCGTCCTGGGCGCCTTATCGGCGCTCTCGCTGCTGCTTCTGTCCCTGCCCTTGTCGACGCCGGTGCGTTCCGTCAAGGCCGGGGCGGGGTATCTGCTCGACCCGCTCGCCTATCAGGGCGAGGCGGGCTATCAGCGCATCTCCGGCCTGCCCGCGCGGGTCGGCCAGCTCCTCCGGGCCGACATCGAGAACGAGAGCCTGCGCGCCGAGCTGCGGCGCGGGGAGTGGCTCTCGACCACCGTCTCCGCCCTCGCCCTCGAGAACGAGCGCCTGCGCCGCGCGCTCGTGCTGAAGGCTCCCGTGGGGCGCTTCCCCGCCTGGGTGCACGTCATGGAGCGCGACCCGATCCACTGGTACCGCAGCCTCGTCGTCGACGCCGGCTCCGATCGCGGCGTCTCCCTCAACGACCCCGTGCTCGGTCCGCGCGACGGCCGCCTCGTCGCCGTGGGACGGGTCGTCGACGTGCGCCCGAACATGTCGACGGTCCTGCTCCTCACCGACGAGC
This genomic stretch from Elusimicrobiota bacterium harbors:
- a CDS encoding rod shape-determining protein: MLDFLFSLFSNDMGIDLGTANTLVYVKGQGIVLREPSVVAIDRETRRVLAIGAEAKRMLGRTPASIIAVRPLRNGVIADFEVTQEMIKYFIRKVHNRRSLLHPRVVIGIPSGITEVERRAVQESAEQAGARRVYLIEEPMAAAIGADLPISEPHGNFIVDIGGGTTEAAVISLGGLVVSKSLDIAGDEMDEAVIMHFRRKYNLLIGETTAEEVKIQIGSVFPLKEEKTMEVKGRDQATGLPKTVLITSEEVRQSLMEPVQLILDVIKNTLEETPAELAADLVDRGIMLAGGGSLLRGLPDLIRQETELPVHRAADPLSCVALGTGKFLEELDHIDDRRPDFVTSYRDRS
- a CDS encoding rod shape-determining protein MreC, which codes for MQRETRIANFVLGALSALSLLLLSLPLSTPVRSVKAGAGYLLDPLAYQGEAGYQRISGLPARVGQLLRADIENESLRAELRRGEWLSTTVSALALENERLRRALVLKAPVGRFPAWVHVMERDPIHWYRSLVVDAGSDRGVSLNDPVLGPRDGRLVAVGRVVDVRPNMSTVLLLTDELSAAAAYLSSGTLEGLVQGQDGPRLRMNYLNAEARLSEGDSVYTSPTSATFPPDVLIGRVARVNPRDPFLTFQSVEVAPAADASSLQELMILRAKPLEGEGKPPVYVPPPAPAAPAPAAP